From Apteryx mantelli isolate bAptMan1 chromosome 30, bAptMan1.hap1, whole genome shotgun sequence, the proteins below share one genomic window:
- the F2RL3 gene encoding proteinase-activated receptor 4, whose protein sequence is MEALRNGQLSHTLVLCCAFWGLCLASPDYDDYSQNSTNEQVTTSEDTPCPRAIPGEKATVDNTTYLVIHEASYSQLRSVVTVRLIPCLYTLVFLVGLPSNGLALWVLATRAEKLTSTVFLMNLAAADLLLVLVLPFKIFYYFLGNHWPFGEGLCRLTTAFFYGNMYCSVLLLTCISVDRYLAVVHPFFSRSFRTPAFAACICTAIWLCAAVLTLPLMLQQQSYPLYRADITLCHDVLPRHEDDEYYFYYFVCLIVCAFLAPLVVTLFSYCSVLRALLDSGKQYSYSVKLTALVLFTLVAFYTPSNILLLVHYSSYCSKLYGDLYISYMVSLAISTFNSCADPFVYYYVSEDFRDKVRKRFFNHSKQTITSLKTSKETLPRKSSKDSLV, encoded by the coding sequence AAAACAGCACCAACGAGCAGGTAACAACGTCAGAGGACACACCGTGTCCCCGAGCCATTCCCGGGGAAAAGGCAACAGTAGACAACACCACGTACCTGGTGATCCACGAGGCCTCCTACTCCCAGCTGAGAAGCGTGGTCACAGTGCGGCTCATCCCCTGCCTCTACACCCTTGTCTTCCTGGTGGGGCTGCCTTCCAACGGGCTGGCCCTCTGGGTGCTGGCCACCAGGGCCGAGAAGCTGACCTCCACTGTCTTTCTGATGAACCTGGCTGCGGCAGACCTGCTGCTCGTCCTGGTGCTGCCCTTCAAGATTTTCTACTATTTCCTGGGGAACCACTGGCCCTTTGGGGAAGGCCTGTGCCGGCTCACCACAGCTTTCTTCTACGGGAACATGTACTGTTCAGTGCTGCTGCTCACGTGTATCAGTGTCGACCGGTACCTGGCTGTGGTGCATCCTTTCTTCTCACGCTCTTTCCGCACCCCTGCCTTTGCTGCCTGCATCTGCACTGCCATCTGGCTCTGCGCTGCCgtcctcaccctgcccctgaTGCTGCAGCAGCAGTCCTATCCCCTGTACAGAGCAGACATCACTCTGTGCCACGACGTTCTCCCCAGGCACGAGGATGACGAGTATTACTTCTACTACTTTGTCTGCCTGATCGTCTGTGCTTTCCTTGCTCCTCTGGTGGTGACGCTGTTCAGCTACTGCTCGGTATTGCGAGCCCTCCTGGACAGCGGGAAGCAGTACTCCTACTCTGTGAAGCTCACTGCTCTCGTGCTGTTCACGCTCGTGGCCTTCTATACACCCAGCAATATTCTCCTTCTTGTTCACTACTCCAGCTACTGCTCCAAGCTGTACGGCGACCTGTACATCAGCTACATGGTGAGCCTGGCCATCAGCACCTTTAACAGCTGCGCTGACCCCTTTGTCTACTACTACGTTTCTGAAGACTTCCGGGATAAGGTGAGGAAAAGGTTCTTCAATCACAGCAAACAAACCATCACATCCCTAAAAACTTCCAAAGAAACACTCCCTCGAAAAAGTTCCAAAGATTCACTGGTGTGA